The DNA sequence TCCAGGAATTGAggaggaatgaatccagaccccTCCAACCAGTAGAAGCTTCCCATTGAACACATGTGCTGTGTGGGAGTATCTTGGTGTAATGGGAGGCTGGATGTCCATTGATTCCcaaaggaatccacaagaaaCTGTTTTCAGAAAGAGTATAGAATTCAATGGCTCCTCAGAAACCCCCAGACCTCCAGCAATAAGGGCTCCCCCTTGCCAACTGCAGGCACTGTGGGAATGCCGAGCTTCAGGTACATCCCCCTCCACTGGGATCCTGACCCAAGCCATTGTTTCCACATGTAAGAAATGCCAGTCACTCAGTACAGGTTCCACCACGCTTCGACCCCCATACACAAACAAGTATTTCTGATTCTGATAAGACACTTCTGTTGTTGAATGCCGCCAACGTGACAAAGTGCAATCTGTTTCAGGACTGGCCTTGGTTATTATCACCCTCAGGTCCTCCATGCTATTATCCTCTctcttagaaaaacaaaaacgaagTCGGAGAGTCCCCAAGGCTGGAGTCACTGGGGACAGTCTCCCTCCCAGAACCAGAACCTGAGTATCTGAAAGCCTTGTAATAGTGTGATAAAGGCGTCCGTCCCACTGGACTCCAGTTCCCCAACTATGTATTTGGCTGCCTTTCCACCCAAAGTCATGATCTCTTGAGAGCAAGTGAAACTTGCTCACTCGGCAGTGCCGCCCCTCCTGCTCTCCAAAGCCTCCTGCACTAAGAATAATGCCAGGCCTCAAGAGGGCAGAGGCATGGCCGTATCTCTTAAGGTCAGGGCCCTGGCTGTCCTTCGTGATTACTTCGGCAGGAATGATCCCTGAAGGGGTAGCAGGATCTAGACGGGGATACACCTCTGAGGGGGGAAACACCATGATTTGGGAGACAGCTTCTCCCCTAGAAGCTGCGAGAATGAAATAGTGGGCACATTTCAGATGCCACTCCTCAAACTCGTCAAAGGGTTCAAGATTTTCCATCCGCTGACGTTCTTCTGATGACAGAAAGCGGCGATAGAATTCATTCATGTCCATGGCACTGCAAGCCGTCCAGCCAGCCTGAAGGAACCGGCGCTGCTGAGCCTCCACATCGGGGAACTTGTCCAGGCCGTGCAGGGGTGAATTCAACTGCCGAAAATGTTCCTGCATGAACTGGCCAAAGGCGTCATGCGGCCTCATCTGTTCGTAGATCACGAAAAGGGAATTAGGAAACCGCTGAGCTGCCCAAGCGATGAGGGCTGCAGCACTCTCGGGCTCGAGGTAGGTCAGCACAGCCTCTGCTAGAAGCAGAGTGGGTGCGGTCGCGTCAAGGCCCGCGGTGGCCAGGGCTTGGTCCAATCGCTGGAGCTGCCGCAGGTCCACACCCAGGATGTGGAGGTCCAAACTCTCAAAGCACAGCGCTGATTCCGGGTTCCCTCTCTGGAAAGGCCCGGTTAACGCACATAGTTCCGGAGTATCTTGAATCCTCTCAGCTTTACGCCGCGCCACGACAGGGAAATCCACCTCCCAGACTGCCGCTCTGGCCAGACGCCCGGTAGTTTTGAGGCGAAAATATAGCGAGTCCGAGCCCGCACCAAGAGACAGGATCTGGGAGAGAGGCCCATCAGGGGATGCACACGTCCACTTCAGGAAGGCGCGCACGCAGTGCCGCACGGCGCGCGCGCGCACGTAGTAGCCTCGGTGAATGAGCGGCGCGCGACGCGCGGTCCCCGGGACCAGCAGCATGGCAAAGGCGTCTTGCACGTACCCGCGCGCGGCCAGAGAACTCTTGCTGAGGGCGCTGTTGTCATTGGTGCTCTGAACTGCTCCTGCCCGACGCTCGCGGCTTCGAGGGCCCATGGTTTGGAGAGATTCAGGAACGGTAGTCCAGCTCGGCGGCTAGCTACGCTTTGATTTGGATAGTACCCGCGTCGCCAACCTCTGTACGGAAAAATCACCTCTCTTCTGTCACTTCCTCCCCTTCCGCGCACAAGGTTTGCGTCACGTCCGGGAAGAACGCTCCTTGCCAATCAGAGTTGACGAGGGTGTAGCTTGTACGAAGTTCGACTGTAATTAACTTTTCTTTGATTCTCCGTGAGGGCATCGGGTTACGGCTAACTGTGGACTTGTGGACTGTTTTAGGGGATCTCGGGTTGTCACTTTTCTAAAGGCAGAATGTTTTTACGTAGTTGAGTGCACTGGTGAGAAATCTTTAATGGCGTGAGTCTGTGGGACTGACAACCTCACCTCCTTGGACAGCAGGATCGAGCGTGTGGTGGTAGGGGCAAAGCAGGGTCAGCCACACCGACTTTATTGGTAAGAATGAGGGGTCGTTCCTTGGATGCTAATATTTAATGCTCTCGTCGTTACAAAAGAGATCCCATTTAAAGCTGAAAACAAATCTATGAGGCCAGAGAGGCTTGagttactcaataaatgtttcccCACAAGTGTATGTTATTGATGTCTTTTTATTCCCTCCCTTATGCTAGGCTGTCAGTGCGTAACATTCAGCATctctttctcatctataaaatgacacCCTCTTCCACTTCCAGAATTCTGTGATTCTATAATGTTAAATATGTCATGGAAGAGAGTCATGGAAGAAGGGTGATTGCTCTGTGATTTGGTTTCGGCCAGAACTTATAActggaatgtgtgtgtgtctctgtattCGTTTTTAAGGAAGAAACCAAATTGGTGTTTAAGATGACCATCGAGTTTAACTTGGATGTCAGGGAGTGATCACAAATAGAGAACTAATTCCAGAGATATTTAGAAGATTTATTAAATTGGGATTTAGTAACTGATTGGCATGGGGgcagagatagagaaagaaatcagGATGCTTTTAGGTATGGTTACCTTGAAGCAGTATAGCATATGATTGACAGTATGAGTTTGAAATCTGCCAATTTGAATACTGGAGCTTAAGGAAAAGTTCTGGTCAGAACAAAAGTTTGATCATTGAAAAGCAGGGTTTAGATATGGCACTTAAGAGTTCATTAGCGACTATGGAGAGCAATTTCTGTGGAGCAATGAGGGCAAATCCATGTTTCAGTGAATGGAGATGAGTTAATGGAGGCATGGATTGTAGATTATCATTTAAAGGAGCTTAACGcaaatggaaaagagaaggtagtAGCTAAAGGGAATGTGTGATAAAGagggttttgtgttttgttttgttttcaggtaAAAGCAGATACTGTCTATGCCTGTTGGTACCCTGAGGGAAATCAAtggagagggagaggtaaagaaCAGAAAAGTAAGTACTGGGGGAGTAACAACTTGGAATACGTAAGGAATGGAATCCTGGGTACAAATTAGTCTTGGGAACGGGACAGGAGACTGAAGCCTTTTCTTCTGACTTATGAGGGAAGAAAGGGTATGGATGAAAATatgtgggggagggcagagaaaAGTAGAGGAAATTCATGTCTGAtgacttctgtttcttctggaaaTAGGCCACAGGGTTGTCAGTTCAGTGTAAGGTTGTTGGGTGTGGTAGAGAGCTTGAGGAGTTCAGAATGGCCTATGATGGGAATGAGAGAAGGACTCATTTCAGCTTTCTGAGCCTTGGGAACACTTTTTAAGATTAGGGGACTGATTGCTGCTTTGTGGGGTATTTAGTCCTCAGGATTGTTTGAGAgctaaagggagaaaagaagttgaaaggactttaaaaatgtgtatagtactataaacatgcattttttaaaaatgtcaagttAGTAAAATGTAGATATGTTAgaaatattacttttttgtaaAGAACAGATCAAGAAAATGAGTCAAGAAGGGGGCAGGATTTGTGATTTGTTGCCTTATGATTTTCTGattattagattttttatttttttaaattgaatcagttgtaggtttacaggaaaatcatgcagaaagtacagagttcccattttgcattagtgtggttacaattggtgaaacattattattataattatattattaattatagtccatagtttacttaGGGCTCACTCTTTATGCTGTACAGTTCTCATCTAGTAAACATATATACAgtctaaaattaatcattttagccactttcaagtatacgATTCAGTGGTGTTAAATACATTCACGGTGTTGTgctactaccatcaccaccatccattagcaaaacttttccatcactccaattAGAAACTCTGTGTCAATTGAACATTAACTCCCATTTGCCACCACACCCGTgtccctagtaacctgtattctaatttctgactatgaatttgcattttataattaCTTCATTTAAGTGAACTCAtacgtatttgtccttttgtatctgacttactTCTTTCAACGTGATGTCTTAAAGGTTCATATATATTGTAGcttgtatcagaatttcatttcattcctttttatagctgaataatggtccattatatgtataatccacatatttgtttatccattctactgttgataaatttgagttgtttccatcttttggcaattgtgaacagtgctgctgtgaatatcagtgtgcaaatgtctgttctagTCCttacttttgggtatatatctagacgTGGGGTTGCcgggtcatatagcaattctatacttagcttcctgaggaactgccaaacttccttccacagcggttgtaccatttgacattcccaccaacagtggataagtgtgcctctttttccacatcctctcccacacttgtcgttttctgttttatgataatggccattctggtgggtgtgaaatgatatctcattgtggttttgatgtgcatttccctaatagccagggaagttgagcatcttttcatgtaccttttggccatttgtatttcctcttctgagaagtgtctgttcatgtcttttgtccattttgtaattgggttgtctgtcttttttgtttttgagttgaacagtctctttatatgttctggatactagccctttatcggatatatcgtttccaaatattgtctcccattgtgtaggctgtcttttttactttcttgaagaagttctttgatgcacaaaagtgtttaattttgaagagtttccatttctttctttcttcagtgctcatgctttgggtgtaaggtctaggaaaccgcctcctattatatgatttataagatattttcctacatttcttctaagagttttttggtcttagatctaatgtttaggtctttagtccattttgagttaatttttgtatagggtgtgagatgtggagCCGCTTTCACtgttttgcatgtgaatatccagttctctaggcatcatttattgaagagactgttctgtcccaggtgagttagcttgactgccttatcaaagatcaattgtccatatatgagagggtctatatctgaacactctattcgattccgttggtcagtatatctattgttatgccagtaccatgctattttgacctctgtagctttgtaatacaccttaaagtcaggtagcatgagacctatgacttcatttttctttctcaggatattttttagctatttgggcatCATgtacttccagataaatttggttattggtttttctatttatgaaaagtaagtttttgggattttaattggtattgcattgaatctgtaaatcaatttaggtagaattgacatcttaactatattcagtcttccaatccatgaacatggtatgcccttccatttatttaggtcttctgtgatttcttttgacaatttcttgtagttttctttttatagtttctttatatcttgagttaaatttattcctaaatattttattcttttgtttgcaattgtaaatggaatttttttcttgatttcccctcacaTTGTTCATTAATAATGTATTGAAACATtacaggtttttgagtgttgatcttgtaatccgccgctttgctgtactcatttattagctctagtagttttcgatttttcagggttttcgacaaatagtatcatatcatctgcgaaaagtgagagttttacttcttcctttccaattttgatgccttgtatttctttttcttgtctaattgctctggctagaacttccaacacaatgttgaataacaatagtgatccttgtcttgttcctgatcttagggggaaagttttccgcttttcctcattgaggatgatgttagctgagggttttcatatattccctttatcatgttgaggaagttcccttctattcctattctctGAAGTGTTTCAAcaagagaggatgttgaattttgtcaaatgccttttctgcatcaatcaataggtcatgcagttttcctgctttgatttgctgatatggtgtattacagtaattgattttcttatgttgaaccatccttgcatacgtaggatgaatcctacttgatcatggtgtgtaattcttttaatgtgctgctgaattcgatttgtaagaattttgttgagggtttttgcatctatattcattagagagttgggtctatagttttcttttttgtaatatctttgtctggctttggtatgagggtgatgctggcttcatagaatgagttaggtagctttttttgaagagtttgagcatgattggtactaattctttcttgaatgtttggtagaatttacatgtgaagccatctggtcctggacttttctgttttgggagcttcttaatgactgattcagtttctctacttgcgattggtttgttgaggtcatctatttcttcttgagtcaaagttggttgtttgtgCCCtcctaggaagttatccatttcatctacattgtcgagtttattagcataaagttgttcctagtattctctcacttcctttatttctgtggggtgagtgtccatttctgactttatttatttgcatcctctctcttcttctttttgttaaccttgctaaggatccatcaatcttattgacttCTCATgggaccaacttctggtttttgttgattttcttgatttttttcatgttctcaatttcatttatttctgctctaatcttcagtatttctttccttttgcttgctttgaggttagtttgctgttctttctctaattcttccaagtggacaattaattccttgatttttgctctttcttcttttttgatataggcatttagggcaataaatttctgtcttagcactgcctttgctgcatcccataaattttgatatgttgtgttttcattttcatttgcctcaagctaattactgatttctcttgtaatttcttccttgactcattggttgtttaagagtgtgttgttgagcctccatatatttgtgaattttctggcactctgcctattgttgatttccagcttcattcctttatgatctgaggaagtgttttgtatgatttcaatctttttaaatttattgagacttgctttgggacccagcatatggtctattcttgagaatggcccatgagcacttgagaaaaagttgtatcctggtgttttggggtgtaatgttgtataaatgtctgttaagtctagctcatttattgtaatattcaaattctctgtttctttattgatcctctgtctggatgttctgtccattgatgagagtggggaatggaagtctccagctattatggtggatgtgtctgtttctcttttcggtgttttcactgtttgcctcatgtattttggagcattctggctcagtgtgtAAATTTTTATGATctttatgtcttcttgctgaattgttccttttattaatacatagtgtccttctttgtctcttttaagtgttttacatttgaattctaatttgttggatattagtatagttactcctgctcttttctgatcattatttgcatgaaatatcttttccctacctttcactttcaacctgtgtttatccttgggtctaagatgtgtttcctgtacacagcatatagatgggtcctatattttaatccattctgccagtctatgtcttttgattggggattttcaTCCactaatatttagtgttattactttatggtcaatactttcttctacaattttgccttttagattttatatgtcatgtctaatttttcttctttttacttttactgatagtcttcatttctaaactcttctccacacttctctctcctgtcttttcctatctgtctctagttctccttttagtatttcttgcagagctggtctcttggtcacaaattctctcagtgatttttttgtctgaaaatgttttactttctccctcatttttgaaggacaattttgctggatatagaattcttggttggcagtttttctcttttagtaacttaaatatatcatcccactgtcttctcacctcaatagtttctgctgagaaatctacacatagtcttattgggcttcccttgtatgtgctggattgcttttctcttgctggtttcaagatcctctctttctctttgacatctgatattctgattagtcagtgtcttggagtacatctatttggactgttctgtttggggtatgctgcacttcttggatctgtaattttaagtctttcataagagttgggaaattttcggtgataatttcctccattagtttttctccaccttttcccttctcttcttctgggacgcccacaacacatatatttgtgcacttcatgttgtctttcagttccttgagtccctgctcctatttttccattcttttccctatattttcttttgcttgttggatttcagatgttccatcctccagttcactaatcctatcttctgcctcttgaaatctaacgtagatttccattgttttttcatctcttctactatgcctttctttcccataagttctgtattttattttttcagactttcagtttcttctttttgttatcccttgccttcttcatatcctccctgaattcactgatttgatttttgatgaggttttccatgtctgttcaaacattctgaattaattatttcgatttctgtatctcatttgaattgttggtttgttcctttgactgggccatatctttaatttttctagtgtgattccttattttttgcatgtgtctagacatttaattaccttaattagtttattctggagattgcttgcacttcttttacctaggattttcttgctggatgactgttgtctatctgttctttgacattcagttcagcttgttGTAGCTCTCTAGCTTTGGTTTTGTATAAcaggtcagaatttttcagttcttattttcttgtttcttgccctgcctgtatggtgcctttatTTCCCGCctcttaagagggtctacttaggtattatagaccccagccagtttttccagaccaaactggcctcctctcaggaggaaagagtcacctgcctcagttttccctgagggtgagacccagcagattgaaaaaCTTTCCTATGACTCCTCTgcactctgtgtttttcctgtcctgcccagtaggtgcCACTTTTCTGCCTGAGGGTCTCACCAGCATacgatgatgtggtacctttaacttcagcatactctccctgctgggggcgtggttgagacagaggggaggttgtaggctggctttaatcacttcacttttccagaccctggggtctgaattccttgaagggagggaatccacctgagctggaccccaccacctcctggggaaggcacaggttccagacaaacactgagacaagcttaattctgcccatgcctggggcagttggagcctgagaagccctgctgctgtatctaAAGAGTATTCAAGCCATAGAAACCCagccacaaaaacagaaaaaggaaaatccttttcagagcaggaccccagttCCTcgagtttgccaatcaagagcttaagtttgtatgttgctttgtatatctccaggtcctatgtgtcccctcctttccatcagggcccagaccctttcaagtattatgtgctgtcCGATACAAAagaacctctgttttttttcttttttctttttccgtcagccctccCCCCTCTGCGCTGGGACAAAAACCAGCAACCGTTGACTCAAGGCTCTGCTGAGCtgtgggcctatttttaatagtcaggatttgttaattaattccagaatTGGTTGTgttcagcccctgttgctggtaaagtctctttcctttcccttctgggaagcagcctgtgaaggaggggtgctggccactgcagtttggggaatttacggttctgggggggctcgcagccagcccagctggtccagactacggtacgctgtgtgtccggtcactgacgtggccccaggagctgttctgtactgttcctggctatttactagctgctctggaggacaaactaaatcccacacctcgctaagccgccATCAAGGCCCCCTctctagtttttttcttttaacttcagtttattcttatgcaaaaTGGGCTTCATGGGTTGTGGTGAGGACCAAGTGAAATAGCCATCTAAGGCACATAACACAGTGCTTGACTcatagtaagtgttcagtaaatagtaacaaatatttttattattcagagttcctttcttcttgccttttcttctttatcaaTTGAGAAGTAGCGAACTGAGCTACAATGCAACACAAGTGTTTATCTGGGGTCTAACACCTGCCGTTCAaggagcacagattcaggtagcaacccaaattGTGACCTGTCTTCGAATTTCCAGCCAaggtttttttaagaaaaagaatattacatAAGTTGTTTGTGATTGATGAATATTCAGGGTTCCAAATGCCCTTCAAGGGAGATTTTTTTATGTGGTTTGTTCATGGTTTCCAGATGTCCTTAGACTTCTGAGAACCGATGGTGCCTATGCATACTatggcagtttgtgatatctggctgagacATGTATAAAAGTAACTTCCTGAATGGCCTCCtaactccattttaaatcttgtagccattttgttttatttcttctcatatgtcccccttttgatcaagatctTTCTCTAAAGCATTGCTGATTCACATTTAGTATTAATCCATTGGTGACATCCCTAGAATTCGTGTACCATGTAGggaggaaggtagtgagtttatttgcagaatttggcttagagagggatAGTTCCATCTGAACAACAAGGAGGTTTTCAAGGGATGACTCTTAAGAATTAATTATAGTTAGGCTTAATTTCATCAATACAGCAATGCTTCATAAATACAAGCTTCCAGAACGGGCTTGACTCATTAGCATGCCTCAAGAAACTATAATTCTggagatgagagaaagaataaaaaacattgtAGTGGCTATGATAAGAAAAAGAacactattgtaaatgatggactatagttaacagtacaattataaaaatgttctttcatcaaatgTACCACACTCATACAAGTTGTTCATAATAAGGTactatatgggaactctgtattttatgcgtgatttttctgtaaacccacaacttctctaattaaaaagaaaatgtttagtaaGGTTGAAATATGTTAGAAATCCAATCTCCCCAAGATCCAAGATTTAGTGAACTAAATAAGCCTCAGTCTTCAGGGTTCCTTGTTCAtataatatttgaattttctctttaatgttttaaatatttatccagGTTTGAATGCCCATGGATATGGTCAATAACTGGGTTTCTTCTGTGGAGAATAAATTAGTACAGGCCCAGCAATTTGATAGATTGCCTAGCTCAGTAGTCCTCTGTATGGCTGAGTAAAAAAGGATGATGAATGGCAAGGGACCAGAAAGAGAGGGTAAAGGTGAGAATAAATGGGGTAGGATTTATTATGAGAGAAATAGAGATGGACTGGGGAACAAGAGAAggaatgagggggaaaaaatttaacaaaaataaaa is a window from the Tamandua tetradactyla isolate mTamTet1 chromosome 14, mTamTet1.pri, whole genome shotgun sequence genome containing:
- the LCMT2 gene encoding tRNA wybutosine-synthesizing protein 4 — protein: MGPRSRERRAGAVQSTNDNSALSKSSLAARGYVQDAFAMLLVPGTARRAPLIHRGYYVRARAVRHCVRAFLKWTCASPDGPLSQILSLGAGSDSLYFRLKTTGRLARAAVWEVDFPVVARRKAERIQDTPELCALTGPFQRGNPESALCFESLDLHILGVDLRQLQRLDQALATAGLDATAPTLLLAEAVLTYLEPESAAALIAWAAQRFPNSLFVIYEQMRPHDAFGQFMQEHFRQLNSPLHGLDKFPDVEAQQRRFLQAGWTACSAMDMNEFYRRFLSSEERQRMENLEPFDEFEEWHLKCAHYFILAASRGEAVSQIMVFPPSEVYPRLDPATPSGIIPAEVITKDSQGPDLKRYGHASALLRPGIILSAGGFGEQEGRHCRVSKFHLLSRDHDFGWKGSQIHSWGTGVQWDGRLYHTITRLSDTQVLVLGGRLSPVTPALGTLRLRFCFSKREDNSMEDLRVIITKASPETDCTLSRWRHSTTEVSYQNQKYLFVYGGRSVVEPVLSDWHFLHVETMAWVRIPVEGDVPEARHSHSACSWQGGALIAGGLGVSEEPLNSILFLKTVSCGFLWESMDIQPPITPRYSHTAHVFNGKLLLVGGVWIHSSSIPGVTVIDLTTRLSTEYQIDTTCVPWPLMLHNHTSILLPEEQQLLLLGGGGNCFSFGTFFNPHTVTLDLSSLTTGQKELHS